TGGTTATTTGGTGCAAAAGATATTCGGAAAAGGATAGGGTTGCAGACAGGTAATAAGTGGATGTTCCAAGATGCAGAAAAGATCGGGATGGAACAGGCTCGCTGGTACCTACTACCTACCAAGGTACAATCATTGTGTGCCACCTCCGAAAATCTGTCGCAAAGCCCTGTAAATGATTCAATTTAACAAGTAAGTGAAAATATGATTGTTTAATTCTGTTCAacaattgaacaaatgtgtctcgCATAATTTAAATGATACTAAATAATAGATTTAAGAATGTTTCAGTTCGTACGATTTTGCTATAAGCCGAACCGTCGTCTTCTAGTTTATTTTCGCCTATTGTTGCTCTCGCACCTCTTGTTATTGTTACATTAATCtaatacataaaaaaccaacaaatgctctctttctctctctctctctctctctctctctctctctctatctctctatctctctctatatctctctctatctctctctctctatctttctctctatctctctctctctctctctctgtctatcTCTTCAATTCTCCAGGATGTTCGGTCCCTAGCTGCCGCTTCCCATCCATCAAATTTCCGACAGGCTCTGCTTCACCTGATCGAACCAATAACCAATAAGCTTGTTGGTGAAGCGCAGGCCTGGCATCTTCTTAACATGCTCCGCCGCGCGATTCAGTGagcgatatatctcacatttcgtgtgTTCTCGAAGTTTTCTGGGGCAACAATTACACACAATtaccctctcgctctctccatCCCGTTTTAGAGTACATCTAGTAGTTCAATAAAGATCCTTATCATTTGGATCAAGCGTGTGTACATCCGGGACACTAATGGATTAATATAAATGGGGTACCAcacgttgttgttgctgcgtgAACCCGGTTCCTTATTCTGTTACACTTTGTAGAGCTAGGTCCAGATGTGATTGGGCTAGACAAGCTATCGGTGACATATCTATCACAATTCTCGTTTAAGATACGAGATTTGCAAGTTTAGCGGGGCTTCAAGCCACGCCTTCAGCGGTTGGCAAGGAAGCGGGCAAATCTTAGCTGGCTTTGGAATGATTTCATACGTGCGACATCTATCTTCATTAAGTTGGTCGAAGTCAAGCTCTAGTAATTTTTGAAATTGTGTGCGATTTATatgtttcattaaatttgtACAGTGTTTTATTCACAATATCTTCTAGTTCACTCCTATTACACCTTACTATAATCATAGCTATTTTCCTATGTTTTCGACCGAAACGCGCATAACAAGGGCAGCTGCTCTTGCAATGTTACCCGTAATATACGAACAACAAGGCTTCAGGCATGAATAATACACATCCTTGCGAATACTCCCGCCAGTGCTCAGCACCCGTACATATTTTGAATCCGCTGTATATCGCCCGTACTCATCGCGACCCGCTGTCCGATCGCCACGTTTGCCACCTTCGGTACGACCGTCGGCAGTCCGTTCGCACTGAACGCGTGCGTATTGTAGTGCATCACGCTACCATAGTCATACCCGACACCGTAATTGATAATGCGATCCGTGCCGTACGACTGGAAGTTACCCTCCCGCCCCGGTACAATGTTCTGCCAGAGGATGTCCACGTACAGGTCGCGTTCGGTCGCGCTTTGCATGTGGTAGAATCCGAGTGCGTGAATTAGCTCGTGCACAATCGTACCTTGCGTGAAGCATCCCGTCCCGACGCTGCTCGGTTGTAGGCGCAGTGCCTGCGCACCGCGAATACGTCCGACAAACGATGAACAGCCAGAGCCGCCACCCGCAATGCGCACGTAATCCGCAGTCGTGGCAGTGGCTGGGACAAACCGtacgcaggtgtgctgttcGATAGTACGCATTGCCGTCGTGATGGCGGTCGTCTGTTCGAGTGCTGTCGATAGACGGGGTTTATGTTATATAGAGGGAAAGATTGCAACAACATCTCGAAAGACACTTACTAAAATCGGTGG
This genomic interval from Anopheles merus strain MAF chromosome 3L, AmerM5.1, whole genome shotgun sequence contains the following:
- the LOC121600452 gene encoding zinc metalloproteinase nas-15-like — protein: MALRRVTCLVLLCVLLPPFATPHPLGRAAPSDQPADQTGDNFEGDILLSDEQQKEMRKRTGMYLPTFIWPDRTVPYEIVSTDFTLEQTTAITTAMRTIEQHTCVRFVPATATTADYVRIAGGGSGCSSFVGRIRGAQALRLQPSSVGTGCFTQGTIVHELIHALGFYHMQSATERDLYVDILWQNIVPGREGNFQSYGTDRIINYGVGYDYGSVMHYNTHAFSANGLPTVVPKVANVAIGQRVAMSTGDIQRIQNMYGC